One region of Plasmodium gaboni strain SY75 chromosome 6, whole genome shotgun sequence genomic DNA includes:
- a CDS encoding putative pre-mRNA-splicing factor SLU7, whose translation MNSKNATREEKKKELELNEARKAGKVEALKDEEGNDINPHMPQYIIKAPWYLNQTKPGLKHQRYKGSDKIKIEEERNKKLFLNNNKGQEFCKNCGSVAHKEKDCLERTRKKKVNFMKYDNEDFICVTQDLGYDGNRDRWVGYNVNNFDYIYKEYEKIVEEKKKRKAEDLKKQYEKKSIKKKKIHGNNKNDDNNDNDDNNDDNDDDNNDDDEKSSSESENLDESFNEDNKLKADTMDTQNSTINTINKNEKNRNIARNLRIREDTAKYLYNLSLNSAFYDPKSRSMREDPFANIRKHLNDDDNYYKGENYYNNTDDAIESKKLEIFAWESYKRGENVHFNAQPTQLELMYKEYLEKKKKIIKKKQEDILKTYKCQNFQEQQTNQEELLQSEVYTEYKPIEQLNNKNMKKNIKVPSKYEEDIYLFDHSSVFGSYYDKHTKKWGYKCCSSTNKYDKCFQT comes from the exons atgaataGCAAAAATGCCACTCGagaagagaaaaaaaaggagTTAGAATTGAACGAGGCCAGGAAAGCTG GCAAGGTGGAAGCTTTAAAAGATGAAGAAGGCAATGATATAAACCCTCATATGCcacaatatattattaagGCGCCATGGTACTTAAATCAAACAAAACCGG GACTGAAACATCAAAGATATAAAGGATctgataaaataaaaatagaagaAGAACGGAACAAAaaactttttttaaataataacaagGGTCAAGAATTTTGTAAGAACTGTGGAAGTGTAGCACACAAAGAAAAAGATTGTTTAGAAAGAActagaaaaaaaaaggttaattttatgaaatatGATAATGAAGATTTTATTTGTGTTACACAAGATTTAGGATATGATGGAAATAGAGATAGATGGGTTGGTTACAATGTGAATAATTttgattatatttataaagaatatgaaAAGATTGTTGaggagaaaaaaaaaagaaaagcAGAAGACTTAAAGAAACAATATGAGAAAAAATcaataaagaaaaaaaaaattcatggcaataacaaaaatgatgataataatgataatgatgataataatgatgataatgatgatgataataatgatgatgatgaaaaatCCAGCAGTGAAAGCGAAAATTTAGATGAATCATTcaatgaagataataaacTGAAAGCTGATACTATGGACACCCAGAACTCTACAATTAATacaattaataaaaatgaaaaaaatagaaaCATAGCTAGAAATTTAAGAATAAGAGAAGATACAgcaaaatatttatataatctaAGTTTAAATTCAGCTTTTTATGATCCAAAAAGTAGAAGTATGAGAGAAGATCCTTTTGCTAATATTAGAAAACATCtaaatgatgatgataattattataaaggtgaaaattattataataatacagATGATGCAATCgaatcaaaaaaattagaaatTTTTGCATGGGAAAGTTATAAAAGAGGAGAAAATGTACACTTTAATGCTCAACCAACTCAACTAGAATTAATgtataaagaatatttagaaaaaaaaaaaaaaattataaaaaaaaaacaagaaGATATTcttaaaacatataaatgtCAAAATTTTCAAGAACAACAAACTAATCAAGAAGAACTTCTACAATCAGAAGTATATACAGAATATAAACCAATCGAacaattaaataataaaaatatgaaaaaaaatattaaagtACCTAGTAAATATGAagaagatatatatttatttgatcACTCATCAGTTTTTGGTAGCTATTATGATAAACATACCAAAAAATGGGGATATAAATGTTGTTCCtcaacaaataaatatgataaatgttttcaaacataa